From a region of the Mycobacterium intracellulare ATCC 13950 genome:
- a CDS encoding PE family protein, translating into MTLRVVPEGLAATSAAVEALTARLAAAHAAAAPAITAVVPPAVDPVSLQTAMGFSAQGQEHSAMAVQGVEELGRAGLGVGEAGASYLAGDTAAAATFGIAGA; encoded by the coding sequence ATGACGCTGCGAGTGGTTCCCGAAGGACTGGCCGCCACCAGCGCCGCGGTGGAGGCGCTGACGGCACGGCTGGCCGCCGCACACGCGGCGGCGGCCCCGGCGATCACGGCGGTGGTCCCGCCGGCGGTCGATCCGGTGTCGCTGCAGACGGCCATGGGATTCAGCGCTCAGGGCCAGGAGCACTCGGCCATGGCGGTCCAGGGCGTCGAGGAGCTGGGCCGCGCCGGTCTCGGCGTCGGGGAAGCCGGCGCAAGCTATCTCGCGGGTGACACCGCGGCCGCTGCGACGTTCGGGATCGCGGGCGCCTGA
- a CDS encoding type VII secretion protein EccC, protein MSRLIFEARRRLAPPVTRKGTIAIEAPPELPRVIPPSFLRRAMPYVLVILIVGMIVALFATGMRLISPQTLFFPFVLLLAATAMYRGNDNKTRTEEVDAERADYLRYLSVVRDNIRTQAAAQRAAAQWSHPEPAALAAVPGSRRQWERDPHDPDFLVLRAGRHHVPLATALRVNDTADEIDLEPVSHSALRSLLDTHRTVRDVPTGIDLAKVSRITVLGSEDEARSAMRAWVAQAVTWHDPTVLGVALVTPDLESPDWSWLKWLPHIDIPGELDGVGPARFMATNVDELVAKLGSALVDRPAFTGEPADALRHLLIIVDDPDYDLNASTLAMGRAGVTVVHRGATAPHREQYSDPEKPILRITAADGAGARTHSIERWQTGGWQPYIDDADQLGADEAAHLARQLSRWDSNPTHTGLRSAATRGATFTTMLGIPDASQLDVPTLWAPRRREDELRVPIGVTATGEPLMFDLKDEAEGGMGPHGLMIGMTGSGKSQTLMSILLSLLTTHSADRLIVIYADFKGEAGADSFRHFPQVVAVISNMAEKKSLADRFADTLRGEVARRETLLREAGRRVQGSAFNSVVEYENAIAAGHDLAPIPTLFVVADEFTLMLADHPEYAELFDYVARKGRSFRIHILFASQTLDVGKIKDIDKNTSYRIGLKVASPSVSRQIIGVEDAYHIESGKEHKGVGFLVPAPGATPIKFRSTYVDGIYDPPQKAKSLVVPSIPEPKVFTAGRVEPDQDTVITSPDEVELTGPPRKLIATIGDQLAGYGPRAPQLWLPPLDEPIPVSAMLARAGVPPRQWQWPLGEIDKPFEMRRDPLIFDAASSAGNMVIHGGPKSGKSTALQTFMLSAASLHSPREVTFYCLDYGGGKLRAMEGLAHVGSVASALEPERIRRTFGELEQLLLSRQRREAFRDSRGGVPDDGFGEVFLLIDNLYAFGRDNTDQFNTRNPLLAKVTELVNIGLAYGIHVVVTTPSWLEVPLSMRDGLGLRLELKLHDPRDSNVRVVGALRRPAEAVPHDQPGRGLTMGAEHFLFATPELDQIAAINDRYPGMAAPPVRLLPTNLAPDAVGSLYRGPEQVVIGQREEDLAPVVVDFADNPLLMVFGDSKSGKTTLLRHLIRTVREHSTPDQVAFTVLDRRLHLVDEPLFADNEYTANIDRIIPAMLGLANLIESRRPPAGLSPAELSRWTFAGQTHYLIIDDVDQIPDSPAMSGPYVGQRPWSPLIGLLSQAADLGIRVIVTARATGSGHALMTNPLLRRFNDLQATTLMLAGNPQDSGKIRGQRFGRLPAGRAILLGDSDGPTYVQLINPLIGESVMASEAQREE, encoded by the coding sequence ACGCGCACCGAGGAGGTCGACGCCGAACGCGCCGACTACCTGCGCTACCTGTCGGTGGTCCGGGACAACATCCGCACCCAGGCCGCCGCGCAGCGCGCCGCCGCGCAGTGGTCCCACCCGGAGCCCGCGGCGCTGGCCGCCGTGCCCGGATCGCGCCGTCAGTGGGAGCGCGACCCGCACGATCCCGACTTCCTGGTGCTGCGGGCCGGACGCCACCACGTGCCCCTGGCGACCGCGCTGCGGGTCAACGACACCGCGGACGAAATCGACCTGGAACCGGTGTCGCACAGCGCATTACGCAGCCTGCTCGACACCCACCGCACGGTGCGTGACGTGCCGACCGGGATCGACCTGGCCAAGGTCTCGCGAATCACCGTGCTGGGCTCCGAGGACGAGGCGCGCTCGGCGATGCGGGCCTGGGTGGCCCAGGCGGTCACCTGGCACGACCCGACCGTGCTCGGGGTCGCGCTGGTCACCCCCGACCTCGAGAGCCCGGACTGGTCGTGGCTGAAGTGGTTGCCGCACATTGACATTCCCGGTGAGCTCGACGGCGTCGGGCCGGCCCGCTTCATGGCCACCAACGTCGACGAACTGGTCGCCAAGCTGGGGTCCGCGCTAGTCGACCGCCCGGCGTTCACCGGCGAACCCGCCGACGCGCTGCGGCACCTGCTGATTATCGTCGACGACCCGGACTACGACCTGAACGCCTCGACGCTGGCGATGGGCCGCGCGGGCGTCACCGTCGTGCACCGCGGCGCCACCGCCCCGCACCGCGAACAGTATTCGGACCCCGAGAAGCCGATCCTGCGCATCACCGCGGCGGACGGCGCGGGCGCCCGGACCCACTCCATCGAGCGTTGGCAGACCGGCGGCTGGCAGCCGTACATCGACGACGCCGACCAACTGGGCGCCGACGAGGCCGCCCACCTGGCGCGCCAGCTGTCGCGCTGGGACTCCAACCCGACCCACACGGGGTTGCGTTCGGCGGCCACCCGGGGCGCCACGTTCACCACGATGCTGGGCATCCCGGACGCGTCGCAACTGGATGTGCCGACGCTGTGGGCGCCGCGGCGTCGCGAGGACGAGCTGCGCGTTCCGATCGGGGTCACCGCGACCGGTGAGCCGCTGATGTTCGACCTCAAGGACGAGGCCGAGGGCGGGATGGGCCCGCACGGTCTGATGATCGGTATGACGGGATCGGGTAAGTCCCAGACCCTGATGTCGATCCTGTTGTCGCTGTTGACGACTCATTCCGCGGACCGGTTGATCGTCATCTACGCCGACTTCAAGGGTGAGGCGGGGGCCGACAGCTTCCGCCACTTCCCGCAGGTTGTCGCGGTGATCTCCAACATGGCCGAAAAGAAGTCGCTGGCCGACCGATTCGCCGACACGCTGCGCGGCGAGGTGGCCCGCCGGGAGACGCTGCTGCGCGAGGCCGGCCGCCGGGTGCAGGGCAGCGCGTTCAACTCGGTGGTCGAGTACGAGAACGCCATCGCGGCCGGGCACGACCTGGCGCCGATCCCGACGCTGTTCGTGGTGGCCGACGAGTTCACGTTGATGCTGGCCGACCACCCGGAGTACGCGGAGCTGTTCGATTACGTTGCCCGCAAAGGCCGTTCGTTCCGCATCCACATCCTGTTCGCGTCGCAGACGCTGGATGTCGGCAAGATCAAGGACATCGACAAGAACACCTCCTACCGCATCGGGTTGAAGGTGGCCAGTCCCAGCGTGTCCCGCCAGATCATCGGGGTGGAGGACGCCTACCACATCGAATCCGGCAAGGAGCACAAGGGCGTGGGCTTCTTGGTGCCCGCGCCGGGCGCGACCCCGATCAAGTTCCGCAGCACCTATGTCGACGGCATCTACGATCCGCCGCAAAAGGCCAAATCGCTTGTGGTGCCGTCTATCCCGGAGCCCAAGGTGTTCACGGCGGGGCGGGTCGAGCCCGATCAGGACACCGTGATCACCAGCCCCGACGAGGTCGAACTGACCGGGCCGCCGCGCAAGCTCATCGCCACCATCGGCGACCAGCTGGCCGGGTACGGGCCGCGCGCGCCGCAGTTGTGGCTGCCGCCGCTGGACGAGCCGATCCCGGTGAGCGCGATGCTGGCCCGGGCCGGTGTGCCGCCGCGGCAGTGGCAGTGGCCGCTGGGTGAGATCGACAAGCCGTTCGAGATGCGCCGCGACCCGCTGATCTTCGATGCCGCGTCGTCGGCCGGAAACATGGTCATCCACGGTGGCCCCAAGTCGGGGAAGTCGACTGCGCTGCAGACGTTCATGTTGTCGGCGGCCAGCCTGCACTCGCCGCGCGAGGTCACGTTCTACTGCCTGGACTACGGCGGCGGAAAGCTCCGTGCGATGGAGGGCCTGGCGCACGTCGGCAGCGTCGCCTCGGCGCTGGAGCCCGAACGGATCCGTCGCACCTTCGGCGAGCTCGAGCAGCTGCTGTTGTCGCGGCAGCGCCGGGAGGCGTTCCGGGACTCCCGCGGTGGGGTCCCCGACGACGGGTTCGGCGAGGTGTTCCTGCTCATCGACAACCTCTACGCGTTCGGCCGTGACAACACCGACCAGTTCAACACGCGAAACCCGTTGCTGGCCAAGGTCACCGAGTTGGTCAACATCGGGCTGGCGTACGGCATCCACGTCGTGGTCACCACGCCCAGCTGGCTGGAGGTGCCGCTGTCGATGCGGGACGGCCTGGGGTTGAGGCTCGAGCTCAAGCTGCACGATCCGCGGGACAGCAACGTGCGGGTGGTGGGCGCCCTGCGCCGGCCCGCCGAAGCGGTGCCGCACGACCAGCCGGGTCGCGGATTGACCATGGGCGCAGAGCATTTCCTGTTCGCCACCCCGGAGCTGGACCAGATCGCCGCGATCAACGACCGTTACCCGGGCATGGCGGCGCCCCCGGTGCGGCTGCTGCCCACAAACCTCGCCCCGGATGCCGTCGGGTCGCTGTACCGCGGGCCCGAGCAGGTGGTCATCGGCCAGCGCGAGGAGGACCTCGCGCCGGTGGTGGTCGACTTCGCCGACAACCCGCTGCTGATGGTGTTCGGTGACAGCAAGTCGGGGAAGACGACGCTGCTGCGCCACCTCATCCGCACGGTCCGCGAACACTCCACGCCGGACCAGGTGGCCTTCACGGTGCTGGATCGACGGCTGCACCTCGTCGACGAACCGTTGTTCGCCGACAACGAGTACACGGCCAACATCGACCGCATCATCCCCGCGATGCTGGGGCTGGCCAACCTGATCGAGTCGCGCCGGCCGCCGGCCGGCCTGTCGCCGGCCGAGCTGTCGCGCTGGACGTTCGCGGGCCAGACGCACTACCTGATCATCGACGACGTCGACCAGATTCCGGATTCGCCGGCGATGAGCGGGCCTTACGTCGGGCAGCGCCCGTGGTCTCCGCTGATCGGGTTGCTGTCGCAGGCAGCCGATTTGGGGATCCGGGTGATCGTCACCGCGCGGGCCACCGGTTCGGGGCACGCGTTGATGACCAACCCGCTGCTGCGCCGCTTCAACGACCTGCAGGCCACCACGTTGATGCTGGCGGGCAATCCGCAAGACAGCGGCAAGATCCGCGGCCAACGATTCGGCCGCTTGCCGGCCGGGCGGGCGATCCTGTTGGGCGACAGCGATGGTCCGACGTACGTGCAGTTGATCAACCCCTTGATCGGGGAATCCGTAATGGCAAGTGAAGCGCAACGGGAGGAGTAG